A section of the Telopea speciosissima isolate NSW1024214 ecotype Mountain lineage chromosome 3, Tspe_v1, whole genome shotgun sequence genome encodes:
- the LOC122655949 gene encoding UV radiation resistance-associated gene protein isoform X2, which yields MGSEKSLSLEEKVVDSSSEPTKIIQWEDLEQELARLWSLSSALNKAKEKKSSLELKLQSLIQLRAEALSRSNELEERRQKLEARKLAMDDMSMRSKLVVEDVKKREGRLSVEIKTILVAGKALSVASKQLQEANRLLAGERGLVHLKNLQRMRGKRQQYMIAQIALLYPVKSSIELTHGEKLDSSSNGSRSGDSAGSKPLNLGPLTISGLRLTALPLKKASFFSDKKEVQKYASALGYIAHAVSLIASYLDVPLRYPLLFGGSRSYVNDYVSSVDPMPSDSTSSSLLATVSKPTEFPLFLEGQDITRAAYAIFLLNKDIEQLLNFIGVNSLGPRHVLANLKELLRSIQSQEYIDKI from the exons ATGGGATCGGAGAAGTCTTTATCTTTGGAAGAAAAGGTTGTCGACTCATCATCGGAACCTACGAAAATAATCCAATGGGAGGATCTTGAGCAGGAGCTCGCAAGACTGTGGAGTCTGTCATCTGCACTCAATAAAgccaaggagaagaagagttcCCTCGAGCTGAAGCTTCAATCCCTTATTCAG TTAAGAGCAGAAGCACTGAGTAGGTCAAATGAACTTGAGGAGAGGCGCCAAAAACTTGAGGCACGAAAGTTGGCGATGGATGATATGTCGATGCGTTCAAAGCTTGTGGTAGAGGATGTGAAAAAGCGTGAGGGGCGGCTTAGTGTTGAAATTAAAACGATTCTGGTTGCAGGGAAGGCTCTTTCTGTAGCTAGTAAACAATTGCAG GAAGCAAATAGGTTGCTAGCAGGAGAAAGAGGTCTTGTTCATCTCAAAAATTTGCAGAGGATGCGAGGAAAGAGGCAACAATATATGATAGCACAGATTGCATTGTTGTATCCTGTGAAGAGCTCAATCGAACTGACACATGGAGAGAAGCTTGATTCATCTTCTAATGGTAGCAGATCAg GTGATTCTGCTGGATCCAAACCTCTTAATCTAGGACCTTTGACCATTTCAGGTCTACGACTGACTGCACTTCCTTTAAAGAAGGCAAGTTTTTTCAGTGACAAGAAAGAGGTCCAGAAGTATGCTTCTGCCCTTGGATATATTGCACAT GCTGTTTCGCTTATTGCCTCTTACTTAGACGTTCCTTTGCGATACCCATTGCTTTTTGGAGGTTCACGTTCATATGTTAATGACTATGTGTCCTCGGTTGATCCTATGCCTTCTGATTCCACATCAAGTTCATTACTTGCCACAGTTTCAAAGCCTACAGAGTTTCCTCTCTTTTTAGAAGGTCAAGACATAACAAGAGCTGCTTATGCAATATTCTTGTTGAACAAG GATATAGAGCAGCTCTTAAATTTTATAGGTGTTAATAGTTTGGGGCCACGCCATGTTTTGGCTAATTTGAAGGAGCTTTTGAGGTCCATCCAGTCTCAGGAATATATAGACAAAATTTGA
- the LOC122655949 gene encoding UV radiation resistance-associated gene protein isoform X1, with protein MGSEKSLSLEEKVVDSSSEPTKIIQWEDLEQELARLWSLSSALNKAKEKKSSLELKLQSLIQLRAEALSRSNELEERRQKLEARKLAMDDMSMRSKLVVEDVKKREGRLSVEIKTILVAGKALSVASKQLQEANRLLAGERGLVHLKNLQRMRGKRQQYMIAQIALLYPVKSSIELTHGEKLDSSSNGSRSGKNGDSAGSKPLNLGPLTISGLRLTALPLKKASFFSDKKEVQKYASALGYIAHAVSLIASYLDVPLRYPLLFGGSRSYVNDYVSSVDPMPSDSTSSSLLATVSKPTEFPLFLEGQDITRAAYAIFLLNKDIEQLLNFIGVNSLGPRHVLANLKELLRSIQSQEYIDKI; from the exons ATGGGATCGGAGAAGTCTTTATCTTTGGAAGAAAAGGTTGTCGACTCATCATCGGAACCTACGAAAATAATCCAATGGGAGGATCTTGAGCAGGAGCTCGCAAGACTGTGGAGTCTGTCATCTGCACTCAATAAAgccaaggagaagaagagttcCCTCGAGCTGAAGCTTCAATCCCTTATTCAG TTAAGAGCAGAAGCACTGAGTAGGTCAAATGAACTTGAGGAGAGGCGCCAAAAACTTGAGGCACGAAAGTTGGCGATGGATGATATGTCGATGCGTTCAAAGCTTGTGGTAGAGGATGTGAAAAAGCGTGAGGGGCGGCTTAGTGTTGAAATTAAAACGATTCTGGTTGCAGGGAAGGCTCTTTCTGTAGCTAGTAAACAATTGCAG GAAGCAAATAGGTTGCTAGCAGGAGAAAGAGGTCTTGTTCATCTCAAAAATTTGCAGAGGATGCGAGGAAAGAGGCAACAATATATGATAGCACAGATTGCATTGTTGTATCCTGTGAAGAGCTCAATCGAACTGACACATGGAGAGAAGCTTGATTCATCTTCTAATGGTAGCAGATCAggtaaaaat GGTGATTCTGCTGGATCCAAACCTCTTAATCTAGGACCTTTGACCATTTCAGGTCTACGACTGACTGCACTTCCTTTAAAGAAGGCAAGTTTTTTCAGTGACAAGAAAGAGGTCCAGAAGTATGCTTCTGCCCTTGGATATATTGCACAT GCTGTTTCGCTTATTGCCTCTTACTTAGACGTTCCTTTGCGATACCCATTGCTTTTTGGAGGTTCACGTTCATATGTTAATGACTATGTGTCCTCGGTTGATCCTATGCCTTCTGATTCCACATCAAGTTCATTACTTGCCACAGTTTCAAAGCCTACAGAGTTTCCTCTCTTTTTAGAAGGTCAAGACATAACAAGAGCTGCTTATGCAATATTCTTGTTGAACAAG GATATAGAGCAGCTCTTAAATTTTATAGGTGTTAATAGTTTGGGGCCACGCCATGTTTTGGCTAATTTGAAGGAGCTTTTGAGGTCCATCCAGTCTCAGGAATATATAGACAAAATTTGA
- the LOC122656537 gene encoding xyloglucan endotransglucosylase/hydrolase protein 2-like gives MVGGVLTGGDGQKGPNFDQNYYISWANDHVLSQRQGREIRLSMDKSSGSGIASKLTYSSGFFHMRLKLPAGNSAGVVTAFYLASHSNAHDELDFEFLGNLKGQPHFIQTNVFTSNVGNREQRIKLWFDPSAAFHTYKILWNPHQVVFFVDNTPIRVYKNKVNIGVGYPSQPMQVLVSIWDGDSWATDGGRIKVDWSQAPFNVFLRSFDINGCPSYNNTDDQQCETSKYWWNREQYWSLNPNQQRAYQAVKNNYMTYDYCSDRGRYPKPPPECPQ, from the exons ATGGTTGGAGGTGTTCTTACGGGTGGTGATGGACAAAAAGGTCCCAACTTTGATCAAAACTATTACATTTCATGGGCAAATGACCATGTTCTCTCTCAACGCCAAGGAAGAGAAATCCGGCTTTCTATGGACAAATCATCTG GCTCAGGAATTGCATCCAAATTGACTTACAGTTCTGGCTTCTTTCATATGAGACTAAAGCTTCCTGCCGGAAACTCAGCTGGAGTTGTTACAGCTTTCTAC CTTGCTTCGCATTCCAATGCTCATGATGAGCTGGACTTTGAGTTCTTGGGTAACTTAAAAGGGCAGCCCCACTTTATTCAAACAAATGTCTTTACAAGTAATGTAGGAAATAGAGAGCAAAGAATCAAACTTTGGTTCGACCCTTCGGCTGCTTTCCATACTTACAAAATCCTTTGGAACCCACATCAAGTAGT ATTCTTTGTCGACAACACTCCCATAAGGGTTTACAAGAACAAGGTAAATATAGGAGTTGGGTACCCATCACAACCAATGCAAGTATTGGTAAGCATATGGGATGGAGATAGCTGGGCAACTGATGGAGGAAGAATAAAAGTTGATTGGAGTCAAGCTCCATTCAATGTCTTCTTACGAAGTTTTGACATTAATGGATGCCCTTCTTATAACAACACTGATGATCAGCAATGTGAAACTAGTAAGTATTGGTGGAATAGAGAGCAATATTGGAGTCTAAACCCTAACCAACAAAGGGCATATCAAGCTGTAAAGAACAACTATATGACTTATGACTATTGCTCGGACAGAGGTAGGTATCCAAAGCCTCCTCCTGAATGCCCTCAGTAA